One stretch of Pseudoxanthomonas sp. Root65 DNA includes these proteins:
- a CDS encoding type II secretion system F family protein — MPLYRYKALNAHGEMLDGQMDAASDAEVVARLQEQGHLPVEAALASAGGGGSLRQLWRPNAFAGDRLVQFTQQLATLLGAGQPLDRALGILLDLPEDEKARRVITDIRDAVRGGAPLSTALDRQHGLFSRLYINMVRAGEAGGSLHDTLQRLGDYLERSRALKGRVVNALVYPAILLVVVGFALLFLLGYVVPQFAVMYESLDVTLPWFTQGVLWVGAFVRDFWFVLIAVPALALLWFDRRRRDAAFRGRLDAWLLGRPLVGPLVARLETARLARTLGTLLKNGVPLLTALGIARNVLGNRALAADVDVAAEDVKNGHGLSASLGKGKRFPRLALQMIQVGEESGALDGMLLKTAETFEQETAQVLDRMLAALVPAITLVLAAVVGVVIIAVLVPLYDLTGAIN, encoded by the coding sequence ATGCCGCTCTACCGCTACAAGGCCCTCAACGCGCACGGTGAAATGCTGGACGGCCAGATGGACGCCGCCAGCGATGCCGAGGTCGTCGCGCGTCTGCAGGAGCAGGGACACCTGCCGGTCGAAGCCGCCCTGGCCTCCGCCGGTGGTGGCGGCAGCCTGCGGCAGCTGTGGCGGCCGAATGCGTTCGCCGGCGACCGGCTGGTGCAGTTCACCCAGCAGCTCGCCACGTTGTTGGGTGCGGGGCAGCCGCTGGATCGCGCGCTCGGCATCCTGCTCGACCTGCCGGAAGACGAGAAGGCGAGGCGCGTCATCACCGATATCCGCGATGCCGTGCGCGGCGGCGCGCCGTTGTCGACGGCGCTGGATCGGCAGCATGGCCTGTTCTCGCGGCTCTACATCAACATGGTGCGCGCCGGCGAAGCGGGCGGCAGCCTGCACGACACACTGCAGCGGCTCGGCGATTACCTGGAGCGCAGCCGCGCGTTGAAGGGGCGCGTGGTCAACGCGCTGGTGTATCCGGCCATCCTGCTGGTGGTGGTGGGCTTCGCATTGCTGTTCCTGCTGGGCTACGTGGTGCCGCAGTTCGCGGTGATGTACGAGAGCCTGGACGTGACGCTGCCCTGGTTCACGCAGGGCGTGCTGTGGGTGGGCGCCTTCGTGCGCGACTTCTGGTTCGTGTTGATCGCGGTGCCGGCGCTGGCACTGTTGTGGTTCGACCGCCGCCGCCGCGATGCCGCCTTCCGCGGGCGGCTGGATGCCTGGTTGCTGGGCCGGCCACTGGTCGGACCGCTGGTTGCGCGCCTGGAGACCGCGCGGCTGGCGCGCACGCTGGGCACGCTGCTGAAGAATGGCGTGCCGCTGCTCACCGCGCTGGGGATCGCCCGCAACGTGCTGGGCAACCGGGCGCTGGCGGCCGACGTGGATGTGGCCGCCGAGGACGTCAAGAACGGCCATGGCCTGTCCGCCTCGCTCGGCAAGGGCAAGCGGTTCCCGCGGCTGGCGTTGCAGATGATCCAGGTGGGCGAGGAGTCGGGTGCGCTGGACGGCATGCTGCTGAAGACCGCCGAGACCTTCGAGCAGGAAACCGCTCAGGTGCTGGACCGTATGCTGGCCGCCCTCGTCCCCGCCATCACGCTCGTCCTGGCCGCCGTGGTCGGCGTGGTCATCATCGCCGTGCTGGTCCCGCTGTACGATCTGACCGGCGCCATCAACTGA
- the gspG gene encoding type II secretion system major pseudopilin GspG, producing the protein MSRMRSMTAFRSPRSQQGFSLLEIIIVLVLIGGILVLVGSRVMGGADSGKVKLAQSQVQTLAGKIETYQLDTGRYPAQLTDLVTNPGNAPGWLGPYAKESELQDPWKNPIDYRIPGETQRFDLVSLGADGQAGGDSVNADIKNE; encoded by the coding sequence ATGTCCCGCATGCGTTCGATGACTGCGTTCCGTTCCCCGCGTTCCCAGCAGGGTTTCAGCCTGCTCGAGATCATCATCGTGCTGGTGTTGATCGGCGGCATCCTGGTGTTGGTGGGCAGCCGCGTGATGGGCGGCGCCGACAGCGGCAAGGTCAAGCTGGCGCAGTCGCAGGTGCAGACGCTGGCGGGCAAGATCGAAACCTACCAGCTGGACACCGGACGTTATCCGGCGCAGTTGACCGACCTGGTGACCAACCCCGGCAACGCGCCCGGTTGGCTGGGGCCGTATGCGAAGGAAAGCGAGTTGCAGGATCCGTGGAAGAACCCGATCGACTACCGTATTCCCGGCGAGACGCAGCGCTTCGACCTGGTCAGCCTGGGCGCCGACGGCCAGGCCGGTGGCGACAGCGTCAACGCGGACATCAAGAACGAATAA